From Gammaproteobacteria bacterium, the proteins below share one genomic window:
- a CDS encoding TrkH family potassium uptake protein, producing MRLPAIQRIMGLLLMLFSLTMLPPALVGVLYGDGAVIPFVTAFLFILITGVIFWLPVRSYRKDLRLRDGFIIVVVFWVVWGIAGSIPLLLSESPVISFTDAVFESLSALTTTGATVITGLDELPHSILFYRQQLQWLGGMGIIVLAVAILPMLGVGGMQLYRAETPGPMKDSKLTPRITETAKALWYIYLGLTVACALAYWLGGMDVFDAVAHSFSTVAIGGFSTHDASIGYFNSPLIESIAVVFMLLAGMNFALHFVAWRSLSVKPYLLDPEVKAYLFILILVAIVTSAYLYITNTYDTLYGAIHHGVFQAVSIGTTSGFSTAEYYYWPGFLPVLLLFTSFVGGCAGSTGGGMKVIRVLLLYKQGVREITRLIHPNALIPVKVGGKALSERVINAVWGFFSLYVASFVILMLLMLATGHNQVTSFSAVAACMNNLGPGLGDVGANYAGINDAAKWVLCFAMLLGRLEIFTLLVIISPAFWRR from the coding sequence ATGAGACTTCCTGCCATACAAAGAATCATGGGGCTGCTGTTAATGCTGTTTAGCCTGACCATGCTGCCACCGGCGTTGGTTGGTGTGTTATACGGCGACGGGGCAGTTATTCCTTTCGTGACTGCATTTTTGTTTATTTTGATCACGGGTGTGATTTTCTGGTTGCCGGTACGTTCCTATCGGAAGGATTTACGTCTGCGTGACGGATTTATTATCGTGGTGGTGTTTTGGGTTGTGTGGGGTATTGCCGGTTCTATTCCGCTGCTGTTGTCTGAATCGCCTGTGATTTCTTTTACCGATGCCGTATTCGAGTCCTTATCTGCTTTAACCACCACCGGTGCTACCGTGATCACTGGATTGGATGAGTTGCCTCATTCCATTTTGTTTTATCGACAACAACTGCAGTGGTTGGGCGGCATGGGTATTATCGTATTGGCCGTGGCTATTTTACCCATGTTGGGTGTAGGGGGCATGCAGTTGTATCGTGCCGAGACCCCCGGACCCATGAAAGACAGCAAGTTGACTCCTCGCATTACGGAGACCGCCAAGGCTTTGTGGTACATCTATTTGGGTTTGACGGTAGCTTGCGCACTTGCTTATTGGCTCGGCGGTATGGATGTGTTCGATGCTGTTGCCCACAGTTTTTCCACGGTGGCTATTGGTGGTTTTTCCACTCACGATGCCAGCATAGGCTATTTCAATAGTCCGCTCATCGAATCCATTGCTGTGGTGTTTATGTTGCTGGCGGGAATGAATTTCGCGTTACATTTTGTTGCATGGCGCTCACTCAGTGTCAAGCCCTATTTGTTGGATCCGGAAGTTAAAGCCTATTTGTTCATTTTAATTCTGGTGGCTATCGTAACTTCCGCCTATTTGTATATCACCAACACTTACGACACCCTTTACGGCGCTATTCACCATGGAGTGTTTCAGGCCGTGTCCATCGGCACGACCAGTGGATTTAGTACAGCGGAATATTACTATTGGCCCGGGTTTTTACCGGTGCTGTTGTTGTTTACCAGTTTTGTGGGGGGGTGTGCCGGGTCCACCGGTGGTGGAATGAAAGTTATCCGGGTGTTGTTGCTGTATAAACAAGGTGTGCGGGAAATTACCCGCTTGATTCATCCCAATGCGTTGATTCCCGTCAAGGTGGGCGGCAAGGCCCTGTCAGAGCGGGTTATTAACGCGGTCTGGGGCTTTTTTTCTTTGTATGTGGCTTCTTTTGTGATTTTGATGTTGCTGATGTTGGCAACCGGGCATAATCAGGTCACTTCTTTCTCAGCCGTGGCTGCATGCATGAATAATCTGGGGCCGGGTTTGGGCGATGTAGGGGCTAACTATGCCGGTATTAATGATGCGGCGAAGTGGGTGTTGTGTTTTGCCATGTTATTGGGACGCCTGGAAATATTTACTTTGTTAGTCATTATCAGTCCGGCATTCTGGCGGCGTTAA
- a CDS encoding rhodanese-like domain-containing protein, which yields MSVKNLSPKQAYEMTQTDPRTVLIDVRSEMEFLFVGHPVGAVHVPWIDEPDWDINPNFVKQVRQVMLGGLSHKEGGKSAPVILICRSGKRSLEAGEALLAAGFTEIFNVEEGFEGELDDNHHRSSVGGWRFHNLPWAQC from the coding sequence GTGAGTGTGAAAAACTTAAGTCCCAAACAAGCGTATGAAATGACTCAAACGGATCCTCGTACCGTTTTGATCGATGTGCGCTCGGAAATGGAATTTTTATTCGTGGGGCACCCTGTGGGCGCGGTTCATGTGCCCTGGATTGATGAGCCCGATTGGGACATTAACCCCAATTTTGTCAAACAGGTACGTCAAGTGATGTTGGGCGGTCTGAGCCATAAGGAAGGTGGTAAGAGCGCTCCGGTCATTCTTATTTGCCGTAGTGGCAAACGCTCACTGGAAGCTGGAGAGGCCTTGCTGGCTGCGGGGTTTACCGAAATCTTCAATGTGGAGGAAGGTTTTGAGGGTGAGCTGGACGATAATCATCACCGCAGTTCCGTCGGTGGCTGGCGTTTCCATAACTTACCTTGGGCTCAGTGTTAG
- a CDS encoding class I SAM-dependent methyltransferase, whose protein sequence is MKQNTDAANTKEKWNRRYEAAQVPGKACAVLHDYRYLLPRQESSCVVLDLACGLGGNALYLAHQGFETHAWDISEAAIVKLEQEAQTQKLTLHAQVRDVLQQPPEPGSFDVIVVSRFLERSLSEAVMAALKPGGLLFYQTFVQDKDPSVGPSNSHFLLQPNELRCFAPCMSWSITTRAV, encoded by the coding sequence GTGAAACAGAACACAGACGCCGCCAATACTAAAGAGAAATGGAACCGTCGTTATGAGGCGGCACAAGTGCCCGGCAAAGCTTGTGCAGTTTTACACGATTACCGTTATTTGCTACCCCGGCAGGAGTCGTCGTGTGTCGTCTTGGATCTGGCTTGTGGTTTGGGCGGCAATGCATTGTATCTGGCGCATCAAGGTTTTGAAACTCATGCCTGGGATATTTCGGAGGCGGCTATTGTCAAGCTGGAACAGGAGGCTCAAACACAAAAACTGACGCTGCATGCTCAAGTGAGAGATGTGTTACAGCAGCCTCCGGAGCCCGGAAGTTTTGATGTAATAGTCGTTAGTCGTTTTCTGGAACGCTCTCTTAGTGAGGCTGTCATGGCCGCCTTAAAGCCCGGGGGGCTACTTTTTTATCAGACCTTTGTGCAGGACAAGGATCCCAGCGTAGGTCCTTCCAATTCCCATTTTTTGTTGCAGCCCAACGAGCTGCGCTGTTTTGCGCCCTGCATGTCCTGGTCTATCACGACCAGGGCAGTATAG
- a CDS encoding lysophospholipid acyltransferase family protein translates to MRTILSKFLLMFFSYMPLPLAHGCGWVFGQILWWSNNRLKRITATNITWCYPHLSQQQKKRLCRTSLIELAKTATEAGILWRPDGSGIKRIKRISGEDKLREAMSLNRGVIIVPPHFGAWELIGLYISSIGPMTALYKPPKLDGLEQTTVQGRQVFGAKTVPTDVNGVRQLYQALKNQEFIAILPDQDPGDGGVFAPFFGIQTNTMVLLPRLAAKFHSPSFFAAAQRLPWGRGYHLHFIPCSDGIYSKDLQQAATQINRGVEQVIALSPPQYQWSYKRFKTRPKGEARPY, encoded by the coding sequence ATGCGCACAATTCTGTCCAAGTTTCTTCTGATGTTTTTTTCTTACATGCCCCTGCCTCTGGCGCACGGCTGCGGTTGGGTTTTTGGGCAAATATTGTGGTGGTCCAACAATCGCCTGAAAAGAATCACAGCAACCAATATTACCTGGTGCTATCCCCACTTATCACAGCAACAAAAAAAACGACTCTGCCGCACTTCCCTCATCGAATTGGCAAAAACCGCCACGGAAGCCGGTATTTTATGGCGCCCGGACGGATCAGGCATCAAACGGATCAAGCGCATCAGCGGTGAAGATAAGCTACGTGAAGCCATGAGTTTAAATCGAGGCGTGATTATTGTTCCCCCACATTTCGGTGCCTGGGAATTAATAGGTTTATATATATCGTCTATTGGACCCATGACAGCGCTATATAAGCCGCCCAAATTAGACGGCCTGGAACAAACTACGGTACAAGGAAGACAAGTGTTCGGAGCTAAAACCGTACCGACAGACGTCAATGGAGTACGGCAATTGTATCAAGCATTAAAAAATCAGGAGTTTATTGCCATATTGCCGGATCAGGATCCCGGTGACGGAGGGGTGTTTGCGCCGTTTTTTGGCATTCAGACCAACACCATGGTGTTGTTGCCCCGACTCGCCGCCAAATTTCACTCCCCAAGCTTTTTCGCAGCGGCGCAACGCTTACCCTGGGGCCGAGGTTACCATTTACATTTTATCCCCTGTTCTGATGGCATCTACAGCAAAGACCTGCAACAAGCCGCGACACAGATCAACCGGGGAGTGGAACAAGTGATCGCCTTAAGTCCGCCTCAGTACCAATGGTCTTATAAGCGCTTTAAAACCCGCCCTAAAGGTGAGGCTCGACCTTACTAA
- a CDS encoding LysR substrate-binding domain-containing protein, whose product MKLQQLRYICEVARRGLNVSSAAERLHTAQSGISTQIRLLEEELNVQIFERHGKRLVDTTPVGRAIIEMSERILTETENIHQISEQLNDQNKGTLSIATIQAYAHHSLPPIISRFSSEFPGIQMRIHQGDPEQLTDMVMSRNADIAITTAPENVPDELVMLPYKQWNLAVITLADHPLQKIQPLTLEAIAAYPLVTYDYTFMSRSSINSAFDKKGLMTNIALTAMSSEIIKTYVGLGLGVGLVAETSIDKEDDNLKVIDARHLFEPGSTYICLHRGRHMRDYVYTLISELAPELTREVVEQAMYRESTSS is encoded by the coding sequence ATGAAACTACAACAACTTCGATACATATGTGAAGTAGCCCGCCGCGGCCTCAACGTCTCCAGCGCCGCCGAACGGTTACATACGGCCCAATCCGGAATCAGCACCCAAATCAGACTCCTGGAAGAAGAGCTCAACGTCCAGATTTTTGAACGCCATGGAAAACGACTGGTAGATACCACTCCAGTAGGGCGCGCCATTATTGAGATGTCCGAACGCATTCTCACGGAAACGGAAAACATTCATCAAATCAGCGAACAGCTGAATGATCAAAACAAAGGCACCCTGTCCATTGCAACCATTCAGGCATATGCACATCACAGCCTGCCGCCCATTATCAGTCGATTTTCCAGTGAGTTCCCCGGCATTCAAATGCGAATCCACCAAGGTGATCCGGAACAGCTGACCGATATGGTCATGTCTCGCAATGCCGATATTGCCATCACCACAGCACCGGAAAACGTGCCGGACGAACTGGTGATGCTCCCCTACAAACAATGGAATCTGGCGGTTATCACCCTGGCGGATCACCCCTTGCAGAAAATCCAACCACTGACCCTGGAAGCCATAGCCGCTTACCCTTTGGTAACTTACGATTACACTTTTATGAGCCGATCCTCCATTAACTCGGCGTTCGACAAAAAAGGCCTAATGACCAATATCGCCCTTACGGCCATGAGCTCGGAAATCATCAAAACCTATGTAGGCTTGGGATTGGGTGTGGGCCTGGTGGCGGAAACTTCCATTGACAAGGAAGATGACAATCTCAAAGTCATTGATGCCAGACATTTGTTCGAGCCGGGGTCCACCTATATTTGCCTGCACCGCGGCCGGCATATGCGAGATTACGTATACACCCTCATCTCGGAATTGGCACCGGAATTAACTCGAGAAGTGGTGGAGCAAGCTATGTATAGAGAATCCACTTCTTCTTAA
- a CDS encoding sel1 repeat family protein, whose translation MRQKSHWVNVIVFSSLFSCASVADYYDEGLVAYTRGDFSQARSHLEKAALKGDVGATHLLAELYAQGKGGAVDTKKSLHWLRQAANAGMASAQFQLGQHYRNLSEYNKAFEWFTVAAAQGYVNAIFYQALLVQHGRVQHSDTDAQQLFSVAASELDVHAQKGHAAAQNNLAYMYETGFGVIANPYKAVAWYERAAQQGLVTAQYNLGRLLALRQDSKEESQYWMQTAAAQGHKEAREFLQSKSQGVALVQ comes from the coding sequence GTGCGTCAAAAAAGTCATTGGGTCAATGTCATTGTTTTTTCATCGCTTTTTTCCTGCGCTTCGGTTGCTGATTACTATGATGAAGGTTTGGTCGCATACACTCGTGGCGATTTTTCCCAAGCACGGTCCCACCTGGAAAAAGCAGCCCTGAAAGGGGATGTAGGTGCTACTCATCTTTTGGCCGAGTTATATGCACAGGGCAAAGGAGGCGCAGTGGATACAAAAAAATCCTTACATTGGCTGAGGCAGGCCGCGAATGCCGGAATGGCATCGGCGCAATTTCAATTAGGACAGCATTATCGAAATCTGAGCGAGTATAACAAAGCCTTTGAGTGGTTTACCGTGGCGGCAGCTCAAGGGTACGTAAATGCCATTTTTTACCAAGCCTTATTAGTGCAGCATGGCCGTGTGCAGCACAGTGACACGGATGCACAACAGTTATTCAGTGTTGCCGCCTCAGAGTTGGATGTCCATGCCCAGAAAGGACATGCCGCTGCACAAAACAATCTGGCGTATATGTACGAAACCGGATTTGGTGTGATTGCCAATCCCTACAAAGCCGTCGCCTGGTATGAGCGCGCCGCCCAACAGGGTCTGGTAACGGCGCAATATAATTTGGGTCGACTGCTGGCGCTGCGTCAGGATTCCAAGGAGGAATCGCAATACTGGATGCAGACTGCCGCTGCCCAAGGCCACAAGGAAGCCCGGGAATTCTTGCAAAGCAAGAGTCAGGGGGTGGCTCTGGTGCAGTAG
- the aroG gene encoding 3-deoxy-7-phosphoheptulonate synthase AroG, producing MKSKNEDLRILDIKEVLTPAQVHQQFPVSEQVVDTVAGARQQIHRILHNQDDRLLVIVGPCSIHDPDAAMDYAQKLKQLRDQLDQQLMVVMRVYFEKPRTTVGWKGLINDPNLDNSFEINKGLSLARRLLNDINSLGMPAGTEFLDLITPQYIADLVSWGAIGARTTESQLHRELASGLSCPIGFKNGTDGTLTIAIDAVRAANRPHNFLSMTMEGKSAIFATSGNDDCHVILRGGREPNYDAKSVAVAAAGLQKAGLDARIMIDLSHANSRKQFQRQVDVGQDVAAQISAGDQRIMGAMIESHLVGGRQDVIPDRSLVYGQSITDGCLSWDDTMPLLELFAEAVEKRRQR from the coding sequence ATGAAAAGCAAAAACGAAGATTTACGTATACTAGACATCAAAGAAGTGCTTACTCCTGCGCAGGTGCACCAGCAATTTCCGGTGAGCGAGCAGGTGGTGGATACCGTGGCCGGTGCGCGGCAGCAAATCCACCGTATCTTGCATAATCAGGATGACCGCTTGTTGGTGATTGTGGGGCCTTGTTCCATCCATGACCCGGATGCGGCCATGGATTATGCTCAAAAGCTGAAGCAGCTCAGAGATCAGTTGGATCAGCAGCTCATGGTGGTCATGCGGGTTTATTTTGAGAAACCACGCACCACCGTGGGCTGGAAGGGCTTAATCAATGATCCAAACCTGGATAACAGTTTTGAAATCAACAAGGGGCTGAGTCTTGCGCGGCGTTTGCTCAATGATATCAATAGTCTGGGTATGCCGGCGGGTACTGAGTTTTTAGACTTAATTACACCGCAGTATATAGCCGATCTGGTGAGCTGGGGGGCTATTGGTGCCCGAACCACAGAAAGCCAGTTACATCGCGAGTTAGCTTCCGGTTTGTCCTGTCCTATCGGTTTTAAAAACGGGACGGATGGTACTTTAACGATTGCCATTGATGCGGTACGTGCGGCCAATCGGCCTCACAATTTTCTGTCCATGACCATGGAAGGTAAATCAGCCATTTTTGCCACTTCCGGGAACGATGATTGTCATGTAATTCTGCGCGGCGGACGTGAACCGAACTATGACGCAAAAAGTGTGGCGGTAGCAGCTGCGGGTTTGCAAAAAGCCGGATTAGATGCACGCATCATGATCGATTTGAGTCATGCCAACAGCCGTAAGCAGTTTCAACGTCAGGTGGATGTGGGGCAAGATGTGGCGGCACAAATCAGCGCCGGTGATCAACGCATTATGGGTGCTATGATCGAAAGCCATCTGGTGGGTGGGCGTCAGGATGTGATTCCGGACCGGTCACTGGTGTATGGTCAGAGTATCACGGATGGTTGTCTGTCCTGGGATGATACGATGCCTCTGCTGGAATTGTTTGCCGAAGCGGTGGAAAAACGGCGTCAACGTTAG
- the metH gene encoding methionine synthase codes for MASIEQLIKERILILDGAMGTMIQKHELGEAEYRGERFKDYPRELKGNNDLLTLTQPKIIKQIHTQYLEAGADIIETNTFGCTRVSMADYGMEDLVVELNLASAQLAREAADEVARQTGIPRFVAGVLGPTPRSASISPDVNDPGARNVTFDRLVEDYAEATAALVKGKVDVLLVETIFDTLNAKAAIFAIERYFEQTQTRLPVMISGTIPDVSGRTLSGQVVEAFWNSVRHAAPVSVGLNCALGPTELRQYVEELAAVADVPVSAHPNAGLPNAFGGYDETPESMAEHIGEWAQQGFLNIVGGCCGTTPAHIKAIAAAVRPHTPRQVPQHKPQCRLSGLEPLNIDETSLFVNVGERTNVTGSARFKRLILEDDYATALDVARQQVENGAQIIDVNMDEAMLDGEQAMVTFLNLLAAEPDIARVPIMIDSSKWPIIEAGLKCIQGKGVVNSISLKEGEPAFIEQATLVKRYGAAVIVMAFDEQGQADTRERKVEICRRAYRILTEQVGFDPADIIFDPNIFAVATGIAEHNNYGMDFIEATQDIKTILPHSKISGGVSNVSFSFRGNEPVREAIHSVFLYHAVKAGMDMGIVNAGQLTVYEEIPEELRQRVEDVVLNRREDATDRLLEIADQFKGEGGTRARQEDLSWRELPVAQRLAHALVKGVDLYVEQDTEEARLQAERPIHVIEGPLMDGMNTVGDLFGDGKMFLPQVVKSARVMKKAVAHLIPYIEAEKDAGSSSAGKILLATVKGDVHDIGKNIVGVVLQCNNFEVIDLGVMVPAAKILDAAKEHNVDIIGLSGLITPSLEEMAHMAKEMARLGFSIPLLIGGATTSKAHTAVKIEPNYEHPVVWVKDASRAVGVAQQLLSNDLRQDFVAKTRQEYETVRKNQAGKRAQTRWLSLEQARQNKVALDWGTYKPPLPAQSGVQVIEMPLEQLRPYIDWTPFFHTWELKGSYPKLLNDPIKGEQARKLFADAQAMLDQLISENWLQARAVVGIFPASSVDDDDVELYTDDQRNEVLMRLHHLRQQQEKPAGKPNRCLSDFVAPRDTGLKDYLGAFALTTGLGIEKQLQIFEQKHEIDNEIMLKALADRLAEAFAECLHEKVRKEVWGYAAQESCSNEQLIHEEYHGIRPAPGYPACPDHTEKALLWQLLDVEKNTGISITESYAMMPTASVSGFYFSHPQSSYFAVGKINRDQVRSYSARKAMSLQDTERWLAPNLGYE; via the coding sequence ATGGCCAGCATTGAGCAACTCATAAAAGAACGCATACTCATTCTCGATGGTGCTATGGGCACTATGATACAGAAACACGAGTTGGGCGAGGCTGAGTACCGGGGTGAGCGATTTAAGGACTATCCCAGAGAGCTAAAAGGCAATAATGACCTATTGACCCTGACGCAACCGAAAATTATCAAACAAATCCACACCCAGTATTTAGAGGCGGGTGCGGATATTATTGAAACCAATACCTTTGGTTGTACCCGCGTTTCCATGGCGGATTATGGCATGGAAGATTTGGTGGTGGAGTTAAACTTAGCGTCAGCCCAATTGGCGCGCGAAGCCGCTGATGAAGTGGCGCGGCAAACCGGCATTCCCCGATTTGTGGCCGGTGTTCTCGGTCCCACCCCACGCTCTGCGTCCATCTCCCCAGACGTGAATGATCCCGGTGCGCGTAATGTCACCTTTGATCGCTTGGTAGAGGACTATGCCGAAGCGACGGCGGCTTTAGTCAAAGGGAAGGTGGATGTTCTCCTGGTGGAGACCATTTTCGACACACTCAATGCCAAAGCCGCGATTTTTGCCATTGAGCGATATTTTGAGCAGACACAAACACGGCTGCCGGTGATGATCTCAGGTACCATTCCTGACGTAAGCGGACGCACCCTGTCCGGGCAGGTGGTGGAGGCATTCTGGAATTCCGTCCGTCACGCGGCGCCAGTGAGTGTGGGTTTGAATTGTGCCCTGGGGCCCACCGAATTACGTCAATACGTGGAAGAATTGGCAGCAGTGGCAGATGTGCCGGTGAGCGCACATCCCAATGCAGGCTTGCCCAATGCCTTTGGCGGTTACGACGAAACGCCGGAGTCCATGGCGGAGCATATCGGTGAATGGGCACAACAGGGGTTTTTGAATATCGTTGGCGGGTGCTGCGGAACCACGCCGGCCCACATTAAGGCTATCGCCGCAGCAGTGCGCCCGCACACACCGCGCCAGGTTCCGCAGCATAAGCCCCAATGCCGTCTCAGTGGGCTGGAACCTTTGAATATTGACGAGACCAGCTTGTTTGTAAATGTGGGTGAGCGCACCAACGTGACCGGTTCGGCCCGCTTCAAACGTTTGATTCTGGAAGATGACTACGCCACCGCACTGGATGTGGCCCGGCAGCAAGTGGAGAACGGTGCCCAGATCATTGACGTCAATATGGATGAAGCCATGTTGGATGGTGAGCAGGCTATGGTAACATTTCTGAATTTGCTCGCGGCGGAGCCGGATATTGCCCGTGTGCCCATTATGATCGATTCCTCCAAGTGGCCGATTATAGAGGCCGGTTTGAAATGTATTCAGGGTAAAGGGGTGGTGAACTCCATTAGCTTGAAAGAGGGTGAACCGGCATTTATTGAACAGGCTACGCTGGTGAAGCGTTATGGTGCGGCAGTAATTGTCATGGCGTTTGACGAGCAAGGGCAGGCCGATACTCGTGAGCGCAAAGTGGAAATTTGTCGGCGCGCATACCGGATTCTCACTGAACAAGTAGGCTTTGATCCTGCAGATATTATTTTTGACCCCAATATTTTTGCGGTGGCTACCGGTATTGCTGAACACAATAACTACGGTATGGACTTTATTGAAGCCACCCAAGACATCAAGACGATATTGCCCCACAGCAAAATCTCAGGCGGTGTTTCTAATGTGTCGTTTTCTTTCCGGGGCAATGAGCCTGTGCGGGAAGCGATTCACTCCGTATTTTTATATCACGCCGTCAAAGCCGGTATGGATATGGGGATCGTCAATGCCGGTCAGTTAACGGTGTATGAGGAGATTCCGGAAGAGTTGCGCCAGCGGGTTGAGGATGTGGTGCTAAACCGGCGCGAAGATGCGACTGACCGGTTGTTGGAAATTGCCGATCAATTTAAAGGTGAGGGTGGTACCAGAGCGCGCCAGGAAGATTTGAGCTGGCGCGAACTACCCGTCGCCCAGCGCTTGGCCCATGCCTTGGTCAAAGGTGTGGATCTATATGTGGAGCAGGATACAGAAGAGGCTCGCTTGCAGGCTGAGCGACCCATTCATGTGATCGAAGGCCCCTTAATGGATGGCATGAACACCGTGGGCGACCTGTTTGGTGACGGTAAAATGTTTTTGCCCCAAGTTGTGAAAAGTGCTCGGGTCATGAAAAAAGCTGTGGCGCATTTAATCCCTTACATTGAAGCGGAAAAAGACGCCGGTTCCTCCAGCGCCGGCAAAATACTGCTGGCAACCGTCAAAGGGGATGTACACGACATTGGCAAGAACATTGTGGGTGTGGTGTTGCAATGTAATAACTTTGAAGTGATCGATTTGGGCGTTATGGTCCCTGCTGCGAAAATTCTGGACGCAGCCAAGGAACACAATGTGGACATCATCGGCTTGTCGGGTCTGATTACTCCTTCTTTGGAGGAAATGGCTCATATGGCTAAGGAAATGGCCCGCCTGGGATTCAGTATCCCTTTGTTAATTGGCGGTGCCACCACCTCCAAGGCTCATACAGCCGTTAAAATTGAACCTAATTATGAACATCCCGTCGTGTGGGTCAAAGACGCATCGCGTGCGGTCGGTGTGGCGCAACAGCTATTGAGTAACGATTTGCGTCAGGATTTTGTGGCGAAGACTCGCCAGGAATATGAAACGGTACGAAAGAACCAGGCGGGGAAACGGGCTCAAACCCGCTGGCTTAGTCTGGAACAGGCACGGCAGAACAAAGTCGCGCTGGACTGGGGCACCTACAAGCCACCGCTGCCGGCCCAAAGCGGTGTGCAAGTGATCGAAATGCCCCTGGAACAACTTCGACCCTATATTGATTGGACTCCGTTTTTCCATACTTGGGAATTGAAAGGCAGCTATCCCAAGTTGTTGAATGACCCCATCAAAGGGGAGCAGGCTCGGAAACTTTTTGCGGATGCTCAAGCCATGTTGGATCAGCTTATTAGTGAAAACTGGTTACAAGCTCGGGCCGTGGTGGGGATTTTCCCGGCATCCAGTGTCGACGATGACGATGTCGAGTTATATACCGATGATCAGCGTAATGAAGTATTGATGCGCTTGCACCATTTACGGCAGCAGCAGGAAAAACCCGCCGGTAAGCCCAATCGATGCCTCAGTGATTTTGTGGCGCCCCGCGACACGGGTTTGAAGGACTACCTCGGTGCTTTTGCCTTGACTACCGGTTTGGGTATTGAAAAACAGCTGCAAATCTTTGAACAAAAACATGAAATTGACAACGAAATTATGCTCAAGGCCTTAGCGGACCGTCTTGCCGAAGCCTTTGCCGAGTGCTTGCACGAAAAAGTGCGCAAGGAAGTCTGGGGCTATGCAGCGCAGGAGTCCTGTTCCAATGAGCAATTAATTCATGAAGAATACCATGGCATTCGGCCGGCACCGGGGTATCCGGCCTGCCCGGACCACACCGAAAAAGCGCTATTGTGGCAGTTATTGGATGTTGAGAAGAATACTGGTATATCTATTACCGAATCTTATGCCATGATGCCCACCGCCTCGGTGAGTGGATTTTATTTTTCCCACCCACAATCCAGCTATTTTGCGGTGGGCAAAATCAACCGGGATCAGGTTCGCTCTTACAGTGCGCGTAAAGCCATGAGTTTGCAGGATACGGAACGCTGGCTTGCACCGAATTTAGGTTATGAGTAA